In a genomic window of Quercus lobata isolate SW786 chromosome 4, ValleyOak3.0 Primary Assembly, whole genome shotgun sequence:
- the LOC115987932 gene encoding RNA-binding protein Musashi homolog 2-like, with protein MGSRRNDNPHYGDGASPGKIFIGGLAKGTTYETFVSYFEKYGKITDSVIMKDRHTHRPRGFGLITYEDPSVVDQMIQETHVINGKQK; from the exons ATGGGTTCCAGGAGGAACGACAACCCACACTACGGCGATGGTGCCAGTCCTGG TAAAATCTTCATTGGAGGCTTAGCCAAGGGCACCACCTACG AAACCTTTGTGAGTTACTTTGAGAAGTATGGAAAGATAACAGATTCTGTTATCATGAAAGACCGGCATACACATCGACCAAGGGGATTTGGTTTGATAACCTATGAGGATCCTTCTGTTGTTGACCAGATGATCCAAGAGACCCATGTCATCAATGGCAAGCAG AAATAA